A region from the Corallococcus caeni genome encodes:
- the mnmA gene encoding tRNA 2-thiouridine(34) synthase MnmA encodes MRVVVAMSGGVDSSAAAALLKEQGHEVIGITLRVWSYEGNAKCGSCCSPDDIDDARAVAQTLGIPFYVANAEEIFQDRVVNPFVQSYLGGKTPIPCVSCNRDVKFNFLLKRARALGARLATGHYAQVEEVDGRFHLRRAVDAAKDQSYFLFTLGQEELKDVLFPVGHLTKPEVRAVAERHHLPTTHKPESMEICFVPDGDYAGFVEKVAGPQPSGEVVDPDGKVLGTHNGIHRFTVGQRKGLNLGGGEVRYVQRLEPETNRVVVGPAEGTGRAQFGLLQPHWVDGPPPPEQAVEVRIRHRHAGAPGRIHISQHGLVSVKLDEPARAVTPGQAAVVYDRDRVLGGGWIV; translated from the coding sequence ATGCGAGTCGTCGTTGCCATGAGCGGTGGGGTGGATTCCTCGGCCGCCGCCGCCCTGCTCAAGGAGCAGGGCCACGAGGTCATCGGCATCACCCTGCGCGTCTGGTCCTACGAGGGCAACGCGAAGTGTGGCAGCTGCTGCAGTCCGGACGACATCGACGACGCCCGCGCGGTGGCCCAGACGCTGGGCATCCCGTTCTACGTGGCCAACGCCGAGGAGATCTTCCAGGACCGGGTCGTCAATCCGTTCGTCCAGTCGTACCTGGGCGGCAAGACGCCCATCCCGTGCGTGAGCTGCAACCGCGACGTGAAGTTCAACTTCCTCCTCAAGCGCGCGCGCGCCCTGGGCGCCCGGCTCGCCACCGGCCACTACGCCCAGGTGGAGGAGGTGGACGGCCGCTTCCACCTGCGCCGCGCCGTGGACGCCGCCAAGGACCAGAGCTACTTCCTCTTCACGCTGGGCCAGGAGGAGCTCAAGGACGTCCTCTTCCCGGTGGGCCACCTCACCAAGCCGGAGGTGCGCGCCGTCGCCGAGCGCCACCACCTGCCCACCACCCACAAGCCGGAGAGCATGGAGATCTGCTTCGTGCCCGACGGCGACTACGCCGGGTTCGTGGAGAAGGTCGCCGGGCCGCAGCCCTCCGGAGAGGTCGTGGATCCGGACGGCAAGGTGCTGGGCACGCACAACGGCATCCACCGCTTCACCGTGGGGCAGCGCAAGGGGCTCAACCTGGGCGGCGGCGAGGTGCGCTACGTGCAGCGCCTGGAGCCGGAGACGAACCGCGTCGTCGTGGGCCCCGCGGAGGGCACCGGCCGCGCGCAGTTCGGGCTGCTCCAGCCGCACTGGGTGGACGGGCCGCCCCCGCCGGAACAGGCCGTGGAGGTCCGCATCCGCCACCGCCACGCGGGCGCCCCGGGACGGATCCACATCTCGCAGCACGGGCTCGTGTCGGTGAAGCTGGATGAGCCCGCGCGCGCCGTCACGCCGGGCCAGGCCGCGGTGGTCTACGACCGGGATCGCGTGCTCGGCGGCGGGTGGATCGTCTGA
- a CDS encoding ribbon-helix-helix domain-containing protein has protein sequence MARKKVSTTIYITPEQNELLKALNQKTKVPVAEYIRQGIDLVLEKYKAQLPGQATFDELS, from the coding sequence ATGGCCCGAAAGAAAGTCAGCACCACCATCTACATCACTCCGGAGCAGAACGAACTGCTCAAGGCGCTGAACCAGAAGACGAAGGTGCCCGTGGCCGAATACATCCGGCAGGGCATCGACCTGGTGCTGGAGAAGTACAAGGCGCAGCTGCCGGGCCAGGCAACCTTCGACGAACTCTCCTGA
- a CDS encoding DUF4326 domain-containing protein, producing MSESRTTAVHVHDACDVYVGRAFRAWAKPGPLNPVPGRFGNPFKPGGVKTWKAMIRTYFEPWLAKLPADEAARIRDEAQRRMAPGPDAFESFRWYLELRTKHDADFLRDVRTLRGKRLGCWCKPGPCHADVLAAWLDASPRQ from the coding sequence ATGTCCGAATCCCGAACCACCGCGGTGCACGTGCACGACGCCTGTGACGTCTACGTGGGCCGTGCCTTCCGCGCCTGGGCGAAGCCGGGCCCGCTCAATCCCGTACCGGGCCGCTTCGGCAATCCGTTCAAGCCCGGGGGCGTGAAGACCTGGAAGGCGATGATCCGCACGTACTTCGAGCCCTGGCTGGCGAAGCTGCCCGCCGACGAAGCCGCGCGGATCCGCGACGAGGCCCAGCGGCGCATGGCGCCCGGCCCGGATGCGTTCGAGTCCTTCCGCTGGTACCTGGAGCTGCGCACGAAGCATGACGCGGACTTCCTGCGCGACGTGCGGACGTTGCGCGGCAAGCGGCTGGGCTGCTGGTGCAAGCCGGGCCCGTGCCACGCGGACGTGCTGGCCGCGTGGCTGGACGCAAGTCCGCGTCAGTGA
- a CDS encoding CCA tRNA nucleotidyltransferase, whose product MIANLHDADIPKPVLEVITRLRELGHPTYLVGGCVRDMVRKVHPKDFDVATSALPEEVQRAFRKVIPTGIQHGTVTVVTGGNHVEVTTFRSEGDYLDGRRPSSVSFERDIVKDLSRRDFTINAMAYNPLDRELVDPFGGQVDLPAKLIRCVGSAQERFSEDGLRPLRAVRFAAVLGFTLDPATRDAIPATLAVFRKVALERVREELLKLLLSPRAETGLHLLADTGLMEVFLPEVARVDAEAARLARAAVQAAPLDADLRMATLLADIDTATQARDLCLRLKFPNKSADLIGLLVEHAKLETRVSDTDPALRRLLARVGIANLPALIAVARARVQVRAPEQLPALEALASRLEALAAAKPPLSAKELALTGGDIMKTLGIGPSPKVGEATRYLVETVLDEPSLNTADELRARLTAWAARGS is encoded by the coding sequence ATGATCGCCAACCTCCACGACGCCGACATCCCGAAGCCCGTGCTCGAAGTCATCACCCGCCTGCGCGAGCTGGGCCACCCCACCTATCTGGTGGGCGGCTGCGTGCGGGACATGGTCCGCAAGGTCCACCCGAAGGACTTCGACGTCGCGACCAGCGCGCTGCCGGAAGAGGTCCAGCGCGCCTTCCGCAAGGTCATCCCCACCGGCATCCAGCACGGCACGGTGACGGTCGTCACCGGCGGCAACCACGTGGAGGTGACGACGTTCCGTTCGGAAGGGGACTACCTGGACGGACGGCGCCCCAGCTCCGTGTCCTTCGAGCGCGACATCGTGAAGGACCTGTCGCGGCGCGACTTCACCATCAACGCCATGGCGTACAACCCGCTCGACCGCGAGCTGGTGGATCCGTTCGGCGGCCAGGTGGACCTGCCCGCGAAGCTCATCCGCTGCGTGGGCTCCGCGCAGGAGCGCTTCTCCGAGGACGGCCTGCGCCCGCTGCGCGCCGTGCGCTTCGCCGCCGTGCTGGGCTTCACCCTGGACCCCGCCACCCGCGACGCCATCCCCGCGACGCTGGCCGTGTTCCGCAAGGTCGCGCTGGAGCGCGTGCGCGAGGAGCTGCTCAAGCTGCTCCTGTCCCCCCGCGCGGAGACGGGGCTCCACCTGCTCGCGGACACGGGGTTGATGGAGGTCTTTCTTCCGGAGGTGGCCCGCGTGGACGCGGAGGCCGCCCGGCTCGCCCGCGCCGCCGTGCAGGCCGCGCCGCTGGACGCGGACCTGCGCATGGCCACGCTGCTCGCGGACATCGACACCGCGACGCAGGCCCGCGACCTGTGCCTGCGCCTGAAGTTCCCCAACAAGTCCGCCGACCTCATCGGCCTGCTCGTCGAGCACGCGAAGCTGGAGACGCGCGTGAGCGACACGGATCCCGCGCTGCGCCGGCTGCTCGCCCGCGTAGGAATCGCGAACCTGCCCGCGCTCATCGCGGTGGCCCGGGCCCGCGTCCAGGTCCGGGCCCCGGAGCAGCTTCCGGCGCTGGAGGCGCTGGCCTCGCGGCTGGAGGCGCTGGCCGCCGCGAAGCCCCCCCTGTCCGCGAAGGAGCTGGCGCTCACTGGGGGCGACATCATGAAGACGCTGGGCATCGGCCCCTCGCCGAAGGTGGGCGAGGCGACCCGGTACCTGGTGGAGACGGTGCTCGATGAGCCGTCGCTGAACACCGCCGACGAGCTCCGCGCCCGGCTCACGGCCTGGGCGGCGCGCGGTTCTTGA
- a CDS encoding alpha/beta hydrolase, with protein MPTDAKKPSDSGLDPHARAFLEQLKAAGGPALETLPPVDARAVLRSVQSGKSAKKPARIEDRVLPGGPGGQVSVRIVRPVDASEKLPAVLYLHGGGWVLGDKDTHDRLIRELAVGSRCAVVFVNYTPAPEGQYPTQIEQAYAALQWIAKNGGEADLDGQRIAVAADSAGGTLAAALTLVAKERGGPRILQQVLFYPVTDARFDTASYERYADGYFLTRSGMQWFWDNYAPDSSVRTDPLVSPLRATDAQLRGLPPALILNGECDVLRDEGHAYARRLVDAGVPTLALEYQGMIHDFVMLDPLADSLAARNAIAQACLTLAEALGTRRPVDATLTPQPAQVRERESARH; from the coding sequence ATGCCCACCGATGCGAAGAAGCCCTCCGACTCCGGCCTGGATCCCCATGCCCGCGCGTTCCTGGAGCAATTGAAGGCAGCGGGTGGGCCCGCGCTCGAAACCCTGCCTCCCGTGGATGCGCGTGCGGTGCTCCGGAGCGTGCAGTCGGGAAAGAGTGCGAAGAAGCCCGCCCGCATCGAGGACCGCGTCCTGCCGGGAGGGCCCGGCGGCCAGGTCTCCGTCCGCATCGTGCGGCCCGTGGACGCGTCGGAAAAACTCCCCGCGGTGCTCTACCTCCACGGTGGTGGCTGGGTGCTGGGCGACAAGGACACGCACGACCGGTTGATCCGCGAACTGGCCGTGGGGAGCCGGTGCGCGGTCGTGTTCGTCAACTACACGCCCGCGCCCGAGGGGCAGTACCCGACGCAGATCGAGCAGGCCTACGCCGCGCTCCAGTGGATCGCGAAGAACGGCGGCGAAGCGGACCTGGATGGCCAGCGGATCGCCGTGGCCGCTGACAGCGCGGGCGGGACCCTGGCGGCGGCGCTCACGCTGGTGGCGAAGGAGCGCGGCGGCCCGCGCATCCTACAGCAGGTGCTGTTCTATCCCGTCACGGATGCCCGCTTCGACACAGCCTCCTACGAGCGTTATGCGGACGGCTACTTCCTCACCCGGAGCGGGATGCAGTGGTTCTGGGACAACTACGCCCCGGACTCCTCCGTGCGCACCGACCCCCTGGTCAGCCCCCTGCGCGCGACCGACGCGCAGCTGCGGGGCCTGCCTCCCGCGCTCATCCTCAACGGCGAGTGCGACGTGCTCCGCGACGAGGGCCATGCCTACGCGCGCAGGCTGGTGGACGCGGGCGTCCCGACGCTGGCGCTCGAGTACCAGGGGATGATCCACGACTTCGTGATGCTGGATCCGCTGGCGGACTCACTCGCCGCGCGCAACGCCATCGCCCAGGCGTGCCTGACGCTGGCGGAAGCGCTGGGCACGCGGCGGCCGGTGGACGCGACGCTCACGCCCCAGCCCGCGCAGGTCCGCGAGCGGGAGAGCGCTCGTCACTGA
- a CDS encoding SPOR domain-containing protein, translating into MRDAHRMKEKFDVSLDNRQIVSLLIAGIVVMGAVFVLGVVVGKKLSGDAQTAAAPDLLSALDANAQVLNDARQEPPLTFPDELTRKTASEALPPLPKVAAKPEAPKVAAAKPEVKPEPKPAEAPKVAAKPAAPAPTPDPDTGELPAMDAAEEDAIANGKLVAKPEPVKPEPKPAEDPKVAAVKPEPVKGKVEETPVATRTAARDGGMKEAIARAQALPAEPPRPSEAVKGGAFTLQLSAFQSRQDADRFAARLRDKGYAPYILSAEVPGKGTWYRVRMGSFASKEAAGRYLTDFKRETQLDAYVAGTN; encoded by the coding sequence ATGCGTGACGCCCACCGGATGAAGGAGAAGTTCGACGTCTCGTTGGACAACCGGCAGATCGTCAGCCTGTTGATCGCCGGCATCGTCGTGATGGGCGCCGTGTTCGTGCTGGGCGTGGTGGTGGGCAAGAAGCTCTCCGGCGACGCGCAGACGGCCGCCGCCCCGGACCTGCTCTCCGCGCTGGACGCCAACGCGCAGGTCCTCAACGACGCGCGCCAGGAGCCGCCGCTCACCTTCCCGGACGAGCTCACCCGCAAGACGGCCTCGGAGGCCCTGCCGCCGCTGCCCAAGGTCGCCGCGAAGCCGGAGGCCCCCAAGGTTGCCGCCGCGAAGCCCGAGGTGAAGCCGGAGCCCAAGCCCGCTGAGGCCCCCAAGGTCGCCGCGAAGCCCGCCGCCCCGGCCCCCACGCCGGACCCCGACACGGGCGAGCTGCCCGCGATGGACGCCGCGGAGGAGGACGCCATCGCCAACGGCAAGCTCGTCGCCAAGCCGGAGCCCGTGAAGCCGGAGCCGAAGCCCGCTGAGGACCCCAAGGTCGCCGCCGTGAAGCCGGAGCCGGTGAAGGGAAAGGTGGAGGAGACGCCGGTCGCCACCCGCACCGCCGCGCGCGACGGGGGCATGAAGGAGGCCATCGCCCGGGCCCAGGCGCTGCCCGCGGAGCCGCCGCGTCCCTCGGAGGCCGTGAAGGGTGGGGCGTTCACGCTCCAGCTCTCCGCCTTCCAGAGCCGCCAGGACGCCGACCGGTTCGCCGCGCGGTTGCGTGATAAGGGCTATGCCCCCTATATCCTGTCGGCGGAGGTGCCCGGAAAGGGCACCTGGTACCGCGTCCGGATGGGCAGCTTCGCCAGCAAGGAAGCCGCTGGCCGGTACCTGACGGACTTCAAGCGCGAGACCCAGCTCGACGCGTACGTGGCCGGCACGAACTAG
- a CDS encoding phosphatase domain-containing protein, translating to MKYTFVFTTAAVLLAFLAQRIQGAGWLLLWPSVSFAIVAVAYAGAGARAFGKQADGRMRPWAVLALLPYLLLTWGTWHLARRISRERVLDEVVPGVIVGRRLLPGELPPGVSAVLDLTSEFIEPEGIRSACRYVSLPILDASTLPVERVVPVLRELAAVPGPLYVHCAQGHGRTGMIAAALLVARGDAPDAKTALARVRQARPAVRLSVQQERALDALAAALV from the coding sequence ATGAAATACACGTTCGTCTTCACCACCGCTGCGGTGCTCCTCGCCTTCCTGGCGCAGCGGATTCAAGGCGCTGGCTGGCTGCTGCTGTGGCCCTCCGTGAGCTTCGCCATCGTGGCGGTTGCCTATGCCGGAGCCGGTGCACGGGCCTTCGGGAAGCAAGCAGATGGACGGATGCGTCCGTGGGCGGTGCTCGCGTTGCTGCCCTACCTGCTGCTCACGTGGGGCACCTGGCACCTGGCACGGCGCATCTCCCGGGAGCGCGTCCTGGATGAAGTGGTGCCCGGTGTCATCGTGGGACGCCGACTGCTGCCCGGCGAGCTGCCCCCGGGCGTCAGCGCGGTGCTCGACCTGACCTCCGAGTTCATCGAACCGGAAGGCATCCGAAGCGCCTGCCGCTACGTGTCGCTGCCCATCCTGGATGCGTCGACGTTGCCCGTGGAGCGGGTGGTCCCGGTCCTTCGGGAGCTGGCCGCCGTGCCCGGGCCGCTGTACGTCCACTGCGCGCAGGGACATGGGCGCACGGGGATGATCGCCGCCGCGCTCCTCGTGGCCCGGGGGGATGCGCCGGACGCGAAGACGGCCCTCGCGAGGGTGCGGCAGGCGCGGCCCGCGGTGCGGCTCTCCGTCCAGCAGGAGCGCGCGCTCGACGCGTTGGCCGCGGCACTGGTCTGA
- a CDS encoding cupin domain-containing protein translates to MTTTKRVEKPWGHELIWAHTERYVGKLLHVKAGHKLSLQFHNVKDETIHVQSGKLLFVVDEGQGLIEKEMNPGESYHIKPLTKHRMVAITDCDILEVSTPELNDVVRLEDSYGRTGTSAP, encoded by the coding sequence ATGACGACGACGAAGCGGGTGGAGAAGCCCTGGGGTCACGAGCTCATCTGGGCCCACACGGAGCGCTACGTGGGCAAGCTCCTGCACGTGAAGGCTGGCCACAAGCTGAGCCTCCAGTTCCACAACGTCAAGGACGAGACCATCCACGTCCAGAGCGGCAAGCTCCTCTTCGTCGTCGACGAGGGCCAGGGCCTCATCGAGAAGGAGATGAACCCCGGTGAGAGCTACCACATCAAGCCGCTGACCAAGCACCGCATGGTCGCCATCACCGACTGCGACATCCTCGAGGTCAGCACCCCCGAGCTGAACGACGTGGTGCGCCTGGAGGACTCCTACGGGCGCACGGGCACCAGCGCCCCGTAG
- a CDS encoding Kelch repeat-containing protein: MSSQSSAVVVSGGSMLSARYQHTATLLANGKVLVAGGGTPSGSYATTELYDPATATSVAGPSMLTARRGHTATRLQDGTVLVVGGINSSVIASAERYDPATNTWSAAAPLPRISYGHSATLLTDGRVLVVGGVGYVTTTYVYTPSTNTWAATGSLNAGMMGQAAVLLADGRVLVAGGGNGTTSSSNHAEIWSPSTGAWTTVTSMNAGRNGHTLQLLASGKALVTGYVVAAELYDPAANTWTNTGATAVQHFTAPSVTRPDGTILMAGGSYNTMQVELFSPATNTWSTVGTLTQSRVEHPTVALANGRVLFLGGTTYNAQGNMQALASIEVFDASASCVPTTCAAQGKTCGTISDGCGGTLTCGTCGAGQTCSTSNVCVAAACTHNVCTSGTSLSKDCNSCTFSVCNRDPYCCTTSWDSICVSEATSWCVIAQPGCVVSQ; this comes from the coding sequence ATGTCCTCCCAGTCGTCCGCGGTCGTCGTGTCCGGCGGCTCGATGCTGTCTGCGCGCTATCAGCACACCGCCACGCTGCTCGCCAATGGCAAGGTGCTGGTGGCGGGCGGCGGGACGCCTTCGGGCTCGTACGCCACCACGGAGCTGTATGACCCAGCGACAGCCACGTCCGTCGCCGGTCCGTCGATGCTCACCGCGCGCCGCGGTCACACCGCCACGCGGTTGCAGGATGGCACCGTGCTGGTCGTGGGCGGCATCAACTCGAGCGTCATCGCGTCCGCCGAGCGCTACGACCCCGCCACGAACACCTGGAGCGCCGCCGCTCCCCTGCCGCGCATCAGCTACGGCCACAGCGCCACGCTGCTGACGGACGGGCGCGTGCTGGTGGTGGGCGGCGTGGGCTACGTCACCACGACCTACGTCTACACGCCGTCGACGAACACCTGGGCGGCCACGGGCTCGCTCAACGCGGGGATGATGGGGCAGGCCGCGGTGCTGCTGGCGGACGGGCGCGTGCTCGTGGCGGGCGGTGGAAATGGCACCACGTCCTCCAGCAACCACGCGGAGATCTGGAGCCCCTCCACGGGGGCGTGGACCACCGTCACGTCGATGAACGCGGGGCGCAATGGCCACACGCTGCAGCTGCTCGCCAGCGGCAAGGCGTTGGTCACGGGTTACGTCGTGGCGGCGGAGCTGTATGACCCGGCCGCCAACACCTGGACGAACACCGGCGCCACCGCCGTCCAGCACTTCACCGCGCCGTCGGTGACGCGGCCGGATGGCACCATCCTGATGGCCGGGGGCTCCTACAACACGATGCAGGTGGAGCTGTTCTCCCCCGCGACCAACACCTGGAGCACGGTGGGGACGCTCACCCAGTCCCGCGTCGAACACCCCACCGTGGCGCTGGCGAACGGCCGCGTCCTGTTCCTCGGAGGAACGACCTACAACGCCCAGGGCAACATGCAGGCGCTGGCCAGCATCGAGGTCTTCGACGCGTCCGCCAGCTGCGTCCCGACGACGTGCGCGGCCCAGGGCAAGACCTGCGGGACGATCTCCGACGGCTGCGGCGGCACCCTCACCTGCGGCACCTGTGGCGCCGGGCAGACCTGCTCCACCAGCAACGTCTGTGTCGCCGCGGCCTGCACCCACAACGTCTGTACGTCGGGCACGTCGCTGAGCAAGGACTGCAACTCCTGCACGTTCTCGGTGTGCAACCGCGACCCGTACTGCTGCACCACGTCCTGGGACAGCATCTGCGTCAGTGAGGCCACCTCCTGGTGTGTCATCGCGCAGCCGGGCTGCGTCGTGAGCCAGTAG